A genomic region of Longimicrobiaceae bacterium contains the following coding sequences:
- the rpsM gene encoding 30S ribosomal protein S13 translates to MARIAGVDLPREKRIEIGLTYIFGIGRSTSQKILAEAGVNPDTRVHALNDEDVNRLRRIIDTRIRVEGALRSEIARNIKRLMDIGSYRGLRHRRGLPVRGQRTHTNARTKKGPRRAIAGKKKPGKK, encoded by the coding sequence ATGGCTCGTATCGCCGGGGTCGACCTTCCGCGCGAGAAGCGGATCGAGATCGGCCTGACGTACATCTTCGGGATCGGTCGCTCGACGTCGCAGAAGATCCTCGCCGAGGCGGGCGTGAACCCGGACACCCGGGTGCATGCGCTGAACGACGAGGACGTCAACCGCCTGCGCCGGATCATCGACACCCGGATCCGGGTGGAGGGCGCGCTCCGTTCGGAGATCGCCCGCAACATCAAGCGGCTGATGGACATCGGTTCGTACCGCGGGCTTCGTCACCGGCGGGGTCTCCCCGTCCGCGGCCAGCGTACGCACACCAACGCCCGGACCAAGAAGGGTCCGCGCCGCGCCATCGCCGGCAAGAAGAAGCCCGGCAAGAAGTAA
- the rpmJ gene encoding 50S ribosomal protein L36 — protein sequence MKVRASVKPICEHCKVIRRRGVVRIICKKNPRHKQRQG from the coding sequence ATGAAGGTCCGCGCGAGTGTTAAGCCGATCTGTGAGCACTGCAAGGTGATCCGGCGGCGTGGCGTTGTTCGCATCATCTGCAAGAAGAACCCGCGCCACAAGCAGCGCCAGGGTTAA